One window of Synergistales bacterium genomic DNA carries:
- a CDS encoding Rrf2 family transcriptional regulator produces the protein MSRIVNLSEAASLGIHAMVYLAHSGEDLVKREALAEAIGCSFPHMEKVLKLLISANLIKTFRGPRGGLSLNQDPGEISLKQVYEAIEGPLNPTECSIRGCPFDFCELARILDELSEEASKRFASISIADMAENIFTETSS, from the coding sequence ATGTCGAGAATCGTAAATCTATCCGAAGCAGCATCGCTGGGGATCCACGCCATGGTCTACCTTGCGCATTCCGGAGAGGATCTGGTGAAGCGCGAGGCTCTGGCCGAAGCGATCGGATGCTCCTTCCCCCACATGGAGAAGGTGCTGAAGCTTCTGATCAGTGCCAATCTGATCAAGACCTTCCGCGGGCCCAGGGGTGGTCTCTCGCTGAACCAGGACCCCGGTGAGATCTCGCTGAAGCAGGTCTACGAGGCCATCGAGGGACCGTTGAACCCGACGGAATGCTCCATCCGCGGCTGTCCCTTCGATTTCTGCGAACTGGCCCGTATCCTGGACGAGCTCTCCGAGGAGGCCAGCAAACGGTTTGCCAGTATCTCCATCGCCGATATGGCGGAAAACATCTTTACCGAGACCTCTTCGTAG